A portion of the Ferrimonas lipolytica genome contains these proteins:
- the ggt gene encoding gamma-glutamyltransferase codes for MKYLLLVGALWSSCAMAAEAEPEPEAATGFQQQGIAFGSEFMAATANPLASTAAQSILAKGGSAVDAAIAAQMVLTLTEPQSSGIGGGFFMLYWDADKSELVSLDARESAPAKATPELFMENGKPLRWIDAVVGGRSVGVPGVVAGLYEAHLRYGTLPWSQLFTDAIELAQQGFVVSPRLAKLLAKEFNPGLKRAGTANDYFAPNGKWLNAGDKRTNPELARTLSNIAKHGPAAFYQGPLAQQMVDAVNSDADRPGLLALTDLNQFAPVWRKPLCQPYRQYQICGMGPPSSGAVAVGQILSILEPFAIDKMAVNGADFVHHYAQASRVAYADRAHYIADPAFVEVPLESMLAPSYLQQRSTNILPNKDLGKVNHGIFAPVHGADATAALPSTSHMVIADKAGNLLSLTSSIEMGFGSSVMVGGFLLNNQLTDFSLYPGAGKQLAANRVEAGKRPRSSMAPTIILDKQGQPEYALGSPGGSRIINYVSQVSVALLDWKLPLDEAMALPRVSHRNDYLLLEADTAVAQLLPEFEQRGYKVRIAPLNSGVQVIQRTGSGWLGAADPRREGVALGND; via the coding sequence ATGAAGTATTTACTGCTTGTTGGTGCACTATGGAGTAGTTGCGCAATGGCCGCGGAAGCGGAGCCTGAGCCCGAGGCGGCAACTGGATTCCAGCAACAAGGCATCGCCTTTGGCAGCGAGTTTATGGCGGCCACTGCCAACCCACTAGCAAGCACTGCTGCGCAGTCTATTTTGGCCAAAGGCGGCAGTGCCGTAGATGCGGCCATTGCAGCGCAAATGGTGCTGACCTTAACCGAACCACAGTCCAGCGGCATTGGTGGCGGTTTTTTCATGCTCTATTGGGATGCTGACAAATCGGAGTTGGTAAGCCTTGATGCGCGTGAGTCGGCGCCAGCAAAGGCCACGCCGGAACTGTTTATGGAAAACGGTAAACCACTTCGTTGGATTGATGCGGTTGTTGGTGGCCGCTCTGTCGGGGTACCAGGGGTAGTCGCTGGGCTCTACGAAGCCCATCTACGCTATGGTACTTTGCCGTGGTCGCAGTTGTTTACCGATGCGATTGAGCTAGCACAGCAGGGGTTTGTTGTGTCGCCACGTTTGGCCAAGCTGTTAGCCAAGGAGTTTAATCCTGGCCTCAAACGTGCAGGAACTGCCAATGATTACTTTGCCCCTAACGGCAAGTGGCTCAACGCTGGCGATAAGCGCACCAACCCTGAGTTGGCTCGCACCCTTAGCAATATTGCTAAACACGGACCCGCAGCGTTTTATCAAGGGCCATTGGCCCAACAGATGGTTGATGCGGTTAATAGCGATGCGGATCGACCGGGTTTATTGGCGCTTACTGATTTGAATCAATTCGCACCAGTGTGGCGCAAACCCTTGTGCCAACCATATCGCCAATATCAGATTTGTGGCATGGGGCCGCCAAGCTCTGGTGCGGTCGCAGTTGGCCAAATACTGTCAATTCTCGAACCCTTTGCTATCGATAAGATGGCAGTGAACGGCGCTGATTTTGTCCATCATTACGCTCAGGCCTCTCGTGTTGCCTATGCTGATCGCGCCCATTATATTGCCGATCCTGCCTTTGTTGAGGTACCGCTTGAGTCGATGTTGGCACCGTCATATTTGCAGCAGCGCAGTACTAACATCCTGCCAAATAAAGACTTAGGCAAAGTAAATCATGGGATATTTGCACCAGTTCATGGCGCTGATGCCACTGCAGCGCTGCCATCTACCAGCCATATGGTTATTGCTGATAAGGCCGGTAACTTGCTATCGCTGACCTCGTCGATTGAGATGGGCTTTGGCTCGAGTGTGATGGTAGGCGGTTTCTTACTCAACAATCAGCTGACCGATTTCTCGCTGTACCCAGGTGCGGGTAAGCAGTTAGCGGCGAACCGGGTGGAAGCGGGTAAGCGACCACGTTCCTCAATGGCACCAACCATTATTCTGGATAAGCAGGGGCAACCGGAATACGCCCTTGGTTCCCCAGGTGGCAGCAGGATCATCAATTACGTTAGTCAGGTTTCAGTAGCGCTGCTTGATTGGAAGTTGCCGCTGGATGAAGCAATGGCGCTGCCTCGGGTAAGTCATCGTAATGATTATCTGCTTTTAGAGGCCGATACCGCGGTGGCGCAATTGCTGCCAGAGTTTGAACAACGGGGCTATAAGGTACGGATTGCACCACTTAATAGTGGCGTACAGGTGATTCAGCGAACGGGCAGTGGTTGGCTGGGCGCGGCAGATCCGCGCCGAGAAGGGGTAGCACTAGGTAACGACTAG
- a CDS encoding TIGR01777 family oxidoreductase translates to MRILLTGATGFIGTALVSALADHQLTVLSRDPVKAKQKLGGQHHYLGNLEQLESLADFDAIINLAGEPIGDGRWTPQRKQAIETSRWQLTTRLTKLFFAAQQRPTTWINASAIGVYGPRDSSPVDESGPTGNDFAASVCTRWEAIASKVAQHTRLCIVRIGLVMHPDGGALAKMLPPFKMGGGGQIGSGSQMMSWIHRQDMIDLVIYLLGNKEADGLFNATAPTPVSNKQFVQALGHALHRPSVIPIPAAAMKLMFGEMSTLLLTGQAVLPRATQHVGFQFSFPTIEQCFSDLFRK, encoded by the coding sequence ATGCGAATTCTCCTTACTGGGGCCACAGGTTTCATTGGTACGGCGCTGGTATCGGCGCTGGCAGATCACCAACTCACGGTGTTGAGCCGCGACCCCGTTAAAGCCAAGCAAAAGCTCGGGGGGCAACATCACTATCTTGGTAACTTAGAACAGCTTGAATCATTGGCTGACTTTGACGCCATCATCAACTTAGCCGGCGAACCAATTGGTGACGGTCGCTGGACACCGCAACGAAAACAAGCAATAGAGACAAGTCGTTGGCAGCTAACAACGAGGCTAACAAAACTGTTTTTTGCAGCACAACAACGTCCAACGACTTGGATTAACGCCTCAGCAATTGGGGTTTACGGCCCGCGAGATTCAAGCCCTGTCGATGAAAGTGGGCCAACCGGCAACGATTTTGCGGCGTCGGTATGTACTCGATGGGAAGCGATTGCCAGCAAAGTAGCGCAGCATACCCGGCTATGCATTGTTCGCATTGGCTTGGTGATGCACCCAGACGGCGGTGCCTTAGCGAAAATGTTACCGCCATTTAAAATGGGCGGAGGTGGTCAAATAGGCAGCGGCAGCCAGATGATGAGCTGGATCCATCGCCAAGATATGATTGATCTGGTGATCTATCTATTGGGCAACAAAGAAGCCGATGGCCTGTTCAATGCGACAGCACCTACACCGGTGAGCAACAAGCAATTTGTGCAGGCTTTAGGCCATGCGCTGCATCGCCCAAGCGTTATCCCAATTCCTGCTGCTGCGATGAAGCTAATGTTTGGCGAAATGAGTACGTTACTACTGACTGGACAGGCTGTGTTACCACGGGCAACACAGCACGTCGGCTTTCAATTTAGCTTTCCCACAATAGAACAGTGTTTTAGCGACCTATTCCGGAAGTGA
- a CDS encoding DUF1538 domain-containing protein, with the protein MPIVMVVAFFQFVVLGQPLPGVSNILLGMVLVVLGLTLFIFGLELALFPLGETLAKAFAKKGSLFWLLSFAFLLGFGTTVAEPALIAVAAEAAEVAAGAGAIVATELAQQVYADDLRMVVALSVGCAIVLGVLRILFGWPIAYIIIAGYIIVMVLTVFAPAEIIGIAYDSGGVTTSTITVPLVTALGVGLASSIAGRNPMLDGFGLIAFASLMPIIFVLLFGIVTTWNG; encoded by the coding sequence ATGCCAATTGTTATGGTGGTGGCATTTTTTCAGTTTGTGGTGTTAGGCCAACCATTGCCAGGTGTGAGTAACATATTGCTTGGCATGGTATTGGTGGTGTTGGGATTAACGCTGTTTATCTTTGGCTTGGAACTGGCGCTGTTTCCGTTGGGAGAAACCTTAGCTAAGGCCTTTGCTAAGAAAGGCTCGCTGTTTTGGCTATTGAGCTTTGCCTTTCTACTTGGATTTGGCACCACTGTTGCAGAGCCAGCGTTAATCGCCGTTGCCGCTGAAGCCGCTGAGGTAGCGGCCGGTGCTGGCGCCATCGTTGCAACTGAACTAGCACAGCAAGTCTATGCGGATGATCTGCGTATGGTGGTGGCGCTGTCTGTTGGCTGTGCCATCGTACTTGGGGTGCTGCGCATTCTTTTTGGCTGGCCCATCGCCTACATCATTATTGCCGGCTATATCATCGTGATGGTACTCACCGTCTTCGCTCCTGCGGAGATCATCGGTATCGCCTATGACTCCGGTGGCGTGACTACTTCAACCATTACCGTTCCGCTTGTTACTGCATTAGGTGTGGGCCTTGCATCCAGTATTGCCGGTCGTAATCCGATGTTGGATGGTTTTGGCCTCATCGCATTTGCGTCGCTTATGCCAATTATCTTTGTATTACTGTTTGGAATTGTAACTACATGGAATGGCTGA
- the folX gene encoding dihydroneopterin triphosphate 2'-epimerase produces the protein MKQNEAVIRIKNLRLRTFIGINDDEIRNKQDVIINATISYCADKARNSEDIDDALNYRTICKSIIAHVEHQRFSLLEKLTADVLSLCCQHAWVETATVEIDKPHALRFADSVSMQLSWTKNELE, from the coding sequence ATGAAGCAAAATGAAGCGGTTATTCGAATTAAAAATTTACGATTACGCACCTTTATCGGCATCAATGACGATGAAATCCGCAATAAACAAGACGTAATCATCAATGCCACTATCTCCTACTGCGCTGATAAAGCACGCAATAGTGAAGATATTGACGATGCATTGAACTACCGCACCATTTGCAAAAGCATCATCGCCCACGTCGAACATCAACGCTTCAGTCTACTCGAAAAGCTCACCGCAGACGTTTTATCGCTGTGTTGTCAGCATGCGTGGGTCGAAACCGCGACGGTAGAGATCGATAAGCCCCATGCTTTGCGTTTTGCCGATTCGGTGTCGATGCAACTCAGCTGGACTAAAAACGAATTAGAATAA
- a CDS encoding AI-2E family transporter, with amino-acid sequence MNRIDQGSVAWRSVVFLACMVIILAAIKAAGDILVPFLLALFLAIICNPMVLLLMKAKLPRWLAIFSVMAIVIMLSVWLGSLVGVSITDFRSQLPMYKEQLTEQLQPLAEYLSQFNIHLSTSELKEQFDPSRIMGLATDILSSLGGLLANTLLIVLAMVFMLFEASGISRKLHFALDDPQMRLQQIDRFLESVNRYLAIKTLVSFATGIVVGVGLYIIGVDYFLLWALVAFLFNYIPNIGSIIAAVPAVALAFLQFGVGGAAATGAVYVGSNMFMGNVVEPRLMGRTLGLSTLVVFLSLIFWGWLLGSVGMLLSVPLTMIVKIALESSEDGRWLAVLLEGEPQIVSQPMQGEALASIDKDPK; translated from the coding sequence TTGAACCGTATTGATCAAGGCTCAGTTGCGTGGCGTTCGGTTGTATTTCTGGCTTGCATGGTAATTATCTTGGCTGCCATCAAGGCGGCCGGAGATATTCTGGTGCCTTTTCTGTTAGCACTGTTTCTCGCTATCATCTGTAACCCAATGGTGTTGCTGTTGATGAAGGCTAAGCTGCCGCGGTGGTTAGCTATCTTCTCGGTCATGGCCATCGTGATTATGCTTAGCGTGTGGCTCGGCTCATTGGTTGGGGTGTCGATAACTGATTTTCGCAGTCAGTTGCCGATGTACAAAGAACAGCTAACCGAACAGTTGCAGCCGCTGGCCGAATACCTATCGCAATTTAATATTCACCTCTCTACGTCGGAACTAAAGGAACAGTTTGATCCCAGTCGGATCATGGGTTTAGCAACCGACATACTTTCCAGTTTAGGTGGTTTGTTGGCGAATACGCTGTTGATTGTGTTGGCGATGGTATTCATGTTGTTTGAAGCGTCAGGGATCAGCCGCAAATTGCACTTTGCTCTGGATGATCCTCAGATGCGCTTGCAGCAGATCGACCGATTCTTGGAGTCGGTTAACCGTTATCTTGCAATTAAGACCTTAGTGAGCTTCGCCACCGGTATTGTTGTTGGGGTTGGCTTGTATATCATTGGTGTCGACTACTTCCTGCTGTGGGCGCTAGTCGCATTCCTGTTTAACTACATTCCCAATATCGGTTCGATTATTGCGGCAGTTCCTGCGGTGGCATTGGCTTTTCTACAGTTTGGCGTCGGTGGTGCTGCGGCAACTGGAGCGGTGTACGTTGGTTCCAATATGTTTATGGGAAACGTGGTTGAGCCTCGATTGATGGGTAGAACCTTAGGTTTATCAACGTTGGTGGTATTCCTATCATTGATTTTCTGGGGTTGGTTGCTTGGTTCCGTCGGTATGTTGTTGTCTGTGCCGCTGACAATGATTGTTAAAATAGCCTTGGAATCATCCGAAGATGGCCGTTGGCTTGCGGTATTATTAGAGGGTGAGCCACAGATCGTGTCTCAACCTATGCAAGGCGAAGCACTTGCGTCTATTGATAAGGATCCAAAGTAA
- a CDS encoding class I SAM-dependent methyltransferase: protein MLLLPHLPKQLPAEECGRLFHGRGHCFPGLEGITLDWLPPSLLLTQFRPLEDEQRQQLQQQVEQWWQQVADLPLSLVWQNRSVSPAQTEAYGVEPPAPHWAQESGLWFELNLLRGQNHGLFLDMLNGRKWVKQQAQGKKVLNLFSYTCGFSVYACAGGAKEVVNLDMSKPALAQGKRNHSRNGFDKGVRYLGHDLFKTFGKLKRLGPFDLVVVDPPSFQQGSFIATKDYPRLLRRLAEMLAVDGEALLCLNAPELSRAHLQSQVAEFAPELELVEQLSNPDTFPEADPDKGLKVLRYRLAQ from the coding sequence ATGCTGTTGTTGCCCCATCTGCCAAAACAATTACCGGCAGAGGAATGTGGACGTCTGTTCCATGGTCGTGGTCACTGTTTTCCTGGACTGGAGGGGATCACCTTAGATTGGTTACCACCGAGCTTATTGTTGACCCAATTTAGGCCGTTAGAGGATGAGCAACGGCAGCAGTTACAACAACAGGTTGAGCAGTGGTGGCAACAGGTCGCTGACTTACCCCTGAGTTTGGTTTGGCAAAATCGCAGCGTTAGCCCTGCCCAAACGGAGGCCTACGGGGTAGAACCTCCGGCTCCACATTGGGCGCAGGAATCTGGATTATGGTTTGAACTGAACCTGCTGCGGGGGCAAAATCATGGTTTGTTCTTGGATATGCTAAACGGCCGTAAATGGGTAAAACAACAGGCGCAGGGGAAGAAGGTATTGAACCTATTCTCCTATACCTGTGGCTTTTCCGTGTATGCCTGCGCCGGTGGTGCCAAAGAAGTGGTTAATCTTGATATGAGCAAGCCAGCGTTAGCTCAAGGCAAGCGTAATCACAGTCGTAATGGCTTTGATAAAGGCGTGCGCTACCTTGGTCATGACCTGTTTAAGACCTTTGGTAAGCTCAAACGTTTGGGGCCTTTCGATCTGGTTGTAGTGGATCCGCCAAGTTTCCAACAAGGCAGTTTTATCGCGACTAAGGATTATCCTAGGCTGTTGCGGCGCTTGGCTGAGATGTTGGCTGTCGATGGTGAGGCGCTGTTATGCTTGAACGCTCCGGAGCTAAGCCGTGCCCACTTGCAGAGTCAGGTAGCGGAATTTGCTCCAGAGTTGGAATTGGTAGAACAGCTTAGCAATCCCGATACCTTTCCTGAAGCCGATCCCGATAAAGGTTTGAAGGTACTACGTTATCGCTTAGCGCAGTAA